Genomic window (Oryza sativa Japonica Group chromosome 3, ASM3414082v1):
TGTCCTTCCTGGTCGCATAACATCTGCTAGTTACCCTTTGTAGAAAGCTGCAAGTAAAACAATTTGGCAGCAGAACCTCTAGGGTGTGAGAGTTCAGAGAGGCCACCACGTGAGACTGCTAATCTAAACGCTACTTGCAGTATAAACTCTTTTAGCACTCAAGACACAGAGGATAACTAGTTAAGATACTTTTAATCTTTTATACTTGTCTGGAGCTAAGTACTTTATAAGAGTCTATTTGGTAGAGcttcaactcctaaatttactctaggagttgagtctggaatAGAATTGTGGAGCAGCCTAAACCCCGGTTCACATTATGAGAGCGCTCCACCTAGCTCTACTCAGGGTTCCCCTTACCCTTTTTGGCGCGGTTACTGCACCCCCACAGTAACCCTCTTTTTGGCGTGGTTGCTGCACCCccacggtaaccgcgcggttaccgcgtgGTAACCGCGAGACATACCGTGGTTTCAAAAACTAAAAAGGTTACCGTGCATGGTAACCGCGATAACCGCATGGTAACCGTGCGGTTTTGTAAACCCTAGCTCTGCTTCCATTTTAGACGAAGCTGAAACTATTTGGATAGACTCAGCTCCATCTCTAGAGTTGTACCAAACAGACCATAATAAGTActttctccatcccaaaatgtaaggATTTTTAGAATAGCGAcaaatcaaacatttttaactttgactattaatatcatataaaaataaaaaacatcaaTCATGCAACTTTGATGTTACTAGTAGATTTATCATTCAACAAACTATCAACATATGCcactcattttatttaaaatatattacttttatagatattattgttCAAAGTAGTATCAAGAAAACTGCGTTGAggtcaaaaaaaatttatattttggaactgaGGGAGTATTACGAAGCAAAGACCAAATTTTATccgctatatatatattaaaaaaagactCTTGCAAAAGATTATTACTAGTTAGTTGGAGCCATGGAGGCCTTGGATTAATTAGTTAGCAACTCATTATTACCTCCTAAAGTGCAGGAGAAGGGAGGAATACTATTGGCTCCAAGTGGAATTCATTAGTAGTAGTACAATAGGTTGGTGTTGTAGTGATGGTAGTAGTAAAatcttagggcccctttgaatcgtaggaatgaaaaaacagaggaataggaaaaacacaggattctgacaggaatacaattgtaaaacagaggattgcaaaacacaggaaaaacacaggaatagctgtttgattggaccacaggaaaaacgcaggaatcagatgagagagatagactcagaggaaatgttccaagaggttagacctcttgctaactttcctccaaaatatgcataggattacccattccataggaattttaaaggattggataggattcaatcctttgtctcAAAGGCCttcataagattttttttccataggattgaaatcctccaaaattcctacatttttcctacaaatcaaaggggcccttagtatGATCTGAAGCAATAGGGAGAAAGGTTTGTTTCTCCCTCACGAGTGATGGTAGTAGTAAAATCTCGGCAGATCTGGATGGGCACGTCGCGCTGTCACGTCCACCTTACGAGTTTGTCCCGAACAGGGACACATCCATCAAGTTTCAGTCCAAAAAGGACGTGTTTCCAACTCAAAGCGAAAGGAAATTTTGTTTATGTGCGCGTCTCGGCTTGTTTTGTCTTGGCCTCCCTCACTTGTTATTACAGCTTACCCCATCTCTCTCAATCTCCCAACACTTCACCTTTCAATGGCCAAAGGATGAAAGGAGTAGTGGTCCATGCCATCTCTCCTTGTACCATTCCTTCAACTGTGCTCCACAAGCTGATTGATAATTCATCACGCCCCAATCCAATCCTCACACTGTCTGGATTGGAGCTCAAAAAAATCGTAAACCCCTCCGTTCGAAAATATAAGAGTTTCTACATTgtttagggcccctttaaatcaaaggatttatgtaggaatttcataggattcaaatcctataggaaattttcctatttggccctttgatttaaaggattgaagctttccaaatcctataaaattcctatggaatgacacattgcatgtagattttggaggaaatttagcaagagctccaacctcttggaaaatttcctttgagtctatctctctcatccgattcctgcgtttttcctgcactcgaatcaaacgaccattcctgtgtttttcctgtgttttgcaatcctctgttttacacttcaattcctgtcagaatcctatgtttttcctattcctccgttttttctaccctgcaattcaaaggggcccttagcaAACAGTAATGTTTCATTTCAATTGTCAATTGTTGAATTATTTAGATTGCCTTTCCAAATATTTAATTGGCTTTGCAAAAATCGAAATGATGAGAATcagcgcaagaaaaaaaatccttatattcTGAAAGGGAGTACTACAGTTCACTGATGATAGTAACAGATGTCTAGTCCATTAAATTAAAGAGGAATTACTGTGGCCAAATCGACCATTGAATTACTAGTACTACAATTATTACGCAACAGTAGTAGAAGTCGCAAAAAGAACAGAGGCATTTGAAGAAGAGGTTGTGAGTGAGTGAGGGAGAAGCAAAGTGTGACGGGGAGAAAGGGAGCGAAGAGACCATCGGCAGATGTGACATACACACCGATGTGGATCGGCTTCAGAGAGGTGAGTGAtgagagaaggggaaaaaattCCCCGGGGTTAACCCCATTTGGCGTGACAAGATGGAAGGATGCCTCCTCCCCCTGATGAGTGCCCACCCGGCCACCCCATGTATGAGAGCACAATCATCATGGCTCATGGCAAAGTCGGCAACAGCAGAAGCACCAAGTCAACAGCAATAATAATACCGAAGGAGTAGCAGGCAAGAGACCCTAAATGGCCAAACCATGCTACTCTAAAGTCTAAACCCATGTTATGGGGAACTTGTGACAGCAAAAGTTATCCCTATAATCTCCAATTATCCCCAAATAATCCATATTCTTACTCATATCGGTATTCAGGAGCCAGTTAACTCTAGCTTCTTCATATTCTCACTGACTGATCACTCATAGACCACATCTCaaaattttgttgatttttttactaGATTATTGATACAAATTATCTACTTAATTGTAAggataaattaactattttaagaaataaagtAAACAATTATTCCCTTCGTCCCAATGTaacttattatgggacggagggagtagcttaggAAAGGGGGCTAAGCTatgcaatagaaaaaaaaatagaggtaaAAAAAATCCACGGCAATAATAGAGTGAAGTGGCTGAAAATAACGGGATGCACTACTTCTCCTACCAGCAGCAATAATAACAAGCAAAGGCATCAATCAGCTGGAGGCCACATCCACAGGGACAGGGAGGGGCGGGCCGGCACGCACAGTGGATGCCCCGAGCACTACGTTGTTGTACACGCCGTGCTGGAGCCATATGCCCCTGTAGGCTGGGGGCCGGCGCAGAGGAGGGTGGGTGAGCGTGTCGCTCGCCGGCATCTTTGCTACAGTACTGTACTACTCTTCTCTCCTTTTCAAACTTAGGCCTTTTGTTCGCTTTTGTTCGGTTTAGAGGGGATTGTTCACAGGGATTAACCGAATAAGATCTCGTAGGGATTGACCGAAGAAGGCCTTAGCGAAATCCACCACCGGGgtccggggaggccgaggccaaaGGGGCATttaagagaggggagaggcagGAGAGGCCCCATGGGATTTGTCTCGCTGCGCTTCACGGCTGTGGCCCCCGCGGCCTCGTGTTCTTGCCAATCGATCCAGTTCCACTTCTCCCGGGTGGTGGTCCTCCTTGGGATGATGCAGGCGGCAGTGGCAGCTCGAACAGGCAGGCCCAGCGTCCTCGGCTGCTTGTCATGTTTTGCTGGGTGCCACGAAAGTACTCCTAAATGCTTCCCATCGTGTAATGACTGACTCATGagttgatgcatgcatgcaaccatgCAACTCAGCAACGAACTGTTACAGTCACACCGGGGAGGATTTGTAGCAACAACTGACTGTTACAGTCAGGATAtaggcattttttttttggggtggggggggggggaagaggaAGTTCGTAGGAATTGAACTAATTCATGTGCTCCCAAGGGGCCATAAAGAATTTCAAGAGGTTCACTACCGCTAAGTGCAGGCTATGGGGACTAATCAAGAATCATGACAACACTTTGTCTAGTGACTCTGAAAGATTTCCTTGGAGGAACTCTATCTGATCTAAAGTAGTGAAAGAATAAAATCTTTCTCGGATCTTGGTTGAGCCACGTAGGCCACAAATCAAGCACCGTTGGATGCAGGCAACTAGTATAAACCGTTGGATTCATGTTCTAGTCAAAGACCAAGCAAAAATTACCAGACTATACGGAAGCACTGAGTATGTTATAGGGGCATATATAAATTACCAGAGAGATGTTTAAAATTTTCTATCTAGTTGACTATGGAGTAACTAAATCAGGCCCTCCCTTGAGCCTAGAGGCGAAGCACTGAGTGCAAAGTAACAACTGCAAAAGACCGACCGAACAGACAGCAAACAAATAAACAGCAAATCAAGCTCCCAGCGAGGTTAGTGGAGGCATCTCAGATCTACGCATAGGGGACCCCAAGATCGCTGAGGGAAACCGACCTGTGATGGCAGGTAGTGTTGGCCAGTGACTATTCAAAGCCTTGCAGGGGCAAACAATAAGCACATGTCATGGCACCAACCATCCTGCAGTTCAATTGGCTGGGCACCAGCAACCAGGACCACATCCTTGTGCAAAGATGATTACTACGGCTGtctactactactgctgctgctgctgctactactgaTGATAACTAATATCCAGGGGAGAGGAGATTCCTTGCCCTCACGAGCTCATGACCATGTGAGCTTCTGTGGCCTTGAGTGAATAGCATTCTCCCCACTTGGCGCAGTGAGTGAATGGTCAGCCTTTGTTCCTATCCTTTAATAGACGGGTCCTATGAATGGCACAGTGGGTGATAGTATTAAGTTTATCCAACCCAACAGAACAACTGTTCCCAATCTTTTTGTGGGTGTTTCACTTAGCCTTGTCAGAAGGTAAGGTTGTATATTAAAGTGTAGTTCAGGGTCCAGGCCCTAAAGTTTTAAGGGCACCATATCTACCTCATCTATTAACTACCCTACAGGTCCCAGGGTCTAAACTTTTAAATGGGCATTCAATCTAACTCATGTAAATATCCAAATAAAGCTTTCAAAAGGAGCACGAAAATGAACATGAAATCAGTACGAAAACAGAGCATAGAATTGAACATAGTGCTGATTTTTCTTATATCTACATCAGTGGAAATGTCTAGAGCAGATGACAAAAGATTCCCAGAGCAACCAGCATGAAGACGGAAATGTCCTCAGTAAAAACTCATTACCAAACTTAAAAGTAGCAAAAGGAATTTGGCAAGAATGCGTACCTAAGCAACACGTGTCATGTGCATTTGTCCAAGTTTCGTACAGCATGTCCATGTCAGTTCAATTGAGTTCACAGGTACCGGCTATCAGTATCTGTGGCTGTTCCATGAGCCCAAAGTAGAAGAGGACTTGACATGGCTGGAGACGGTACTAGAACCACAATTTGCGGTGGGGCAATCACGGGACCAGTGCCCGCTCTTACCACACTTGAAACACGCATCGGGAGAGCTTGCAGAAGTAAATGTTCTCCCACCTTTGTCAGGATAAGGATCTGAAGATTGATTTGGGCAGTCCTTTGCCCAATGGTTCTCTTGCCCGCATTTGAAGCAGGCGGAGGAGCTCCTCTTGCTGGGAATTTGGCCACTTGAAGCAACATCAGTATGATATTGTGTTGAAGCTTGCAGTGGAGCAGCTGTCCTAAGCTGTTGTTCATCACACCACTTGAAATAGCCACAAGAGCTACCTCCCTGGAGATATGTCCCGATCGTACATTAAGAAAGAGATATGAAATGCCCTAGTTTCGAAAAAAATGCATACAAGAAtataacaataatgaaaaaGGTAAAACAGAACAAGTGATGATATCATATCCTAGCATCAATTGCTATCCAGAAAGGTGCAGATAGAAATAAGTGCTCCACTAGAACAAAAGGATTTAACTACACATAGGAACTTACCACTATATCTCTTAAAGCAAATGCAAAAGAACATTTTGGTATGAAGAGCAAACAAGACATAGAATTGTAACAATAAAATACGAAGTTGCAAGGGTAAGAAGAACGCACTGTTAACATTAGAAGTACTACGGGTTTTGGACATAAAGCATTAAAAGTAGGACATTGAGTCCAGCTATGGGGTCACACCAAATGCATCAACCAATCAATGGAAACTGGGGAGAATTTATATTGAGCGTATTTAAACTAGTAAGCAaactatcatcatcatcaagaaTAATCGTGTTAACCAGCCCTGGAACCAAGTTGAACCAAAACTAAATCAGCTGGCTAGCTGCTGTCTTCTAAACCAAGTCTTAAATGGACGTATTTGGGTATTTCAAATGGCAGAACAGGTGGAGAAACAAGCAGTTGGATAACAGTTTGTATAATGTAATAAATATTATAAGACGGCTCAATGTTACTCACAACTGCTTTTCAGCAACACCTTCATACTAAGCATGGCAGCACACAACACAACAGCGGCAAACTGATCCAAAAAATCTTAGTTCACGAATGCACTGTGCAACTGTAACCATCATACTGTCCACATCTTCTAGACTAACATAAGGTGAGCAGTATCTTGGTCCTATTCACAAGATAAACAGTTCAAAATTCCCATGGTACAATCCAAAGCACTAAAGTAACTTCCATCTGTAGGTACTATAGTTATTGATGATAATCATACTGGGCCTAGCAAATGACGCACTCATTTAGCAAGAATGAGACAGCTGTAGATAATCAACACAGTACCAGAACTCATTTTATAGGGGATATCAGCATAATATTGTACAGTAAAACAACTTTCCCTGCTTTGTTGGGTgaggaaagaagagaggaagagagagggtgGGAGGATAAACAGGGTCATGAATGAACCTGATTAGCTGGGCAACGATAAAACTGCCTTCCAACATTCTTTCCTGTCTTTGTGGTGAGAATTAAGCAAGCTCCAGCACCACAGGGGCAAAGCATATGCGCAACTGATGTATCTGACTGAAAAACAGTATTGCCACTGACATTTGCAGGACCTGGAGATGGGTTATCACACCACTCAAAGTAGTTGCAACCTCCATTGTCCTAATGGCAATAAAAATAAcataaaagaaataaatcaaaaaaaataggAAAAGCAAAAAAGTAAAGGAGAAAAAGTAACTAGACAACTAGTTATCTGGCCTAAGAAATAAAATGACCGGTTTAGATTAACCACATGTAATTCCAAGCACACTGTATCAGCCGACACGACATAAATCCTTTATTGGCTGGCATATTCTACCAAAGGTTACACAAGGCATCAGCCACATGAACACCAGAGTATGATCATGCAGTGTAAGGCTTTGGAGGTGCAACGGTACATGCATACACATCAGAAATATTAAACAATGATTACGTATTAAGGATACAAAGTAGTTATGCATGAATGCATGTGGAGCTGATGTGCATCCCATGTTCCAACTGAATAGAAGTTCCCCCATCAAGACAGATGATCGAGTAATAATGTGGTCAAGTAGTGATTGGTGAAACAGAACTTCATAGCCTCTCCAaatcaatactccctccgtactcataaaggaagtcgtttaggacagcgacacggtctccaaaacacaactttgacttcttatttctataaaaatatttatttaaaagtgatatatgtatacttttatgaaagtatttttcaagacaaatctattcatataacttTTGccttttcaaactcaataacttgagagttatttatgatttatattcccaaggtttgacttaaacattgtcctaaacgacttcctttacgagtatggagggagtattttagaATGGCCTGGTGGCTTTAGATCAACATTTTTGTTTACTGCCTTCGATATGCAATCAAATTCATAACCTCTTGTTTAGAGCACAACAGGCTTGTCTCATAAAAATAGTAACAAATAATATACACTTGCTCTCAAGGTCTAAAACTTATCAGTTGATAGGAGAAAAGGAATAAAATATACACCATTAGTTTTGTGGTTAGTCCAAATTATAACAGTTtaggttgaaaaaaaaaatgaatcgtgccaaaaataaaatttcaaaataattGAATTTTCAGATCTAAGAATAAGAGTCCATGTCAAATTCAGTCTAGGTATGACTATAATTCGTAATAGATATAACATAAAGTAAATGGATATAAGCTGGCTGTATAAGACCCAGGTAGTTATTATACTATTAAAACTAACTCAAAAGAAGCCACAACGTTCATTCTCAGCGGCTAGAATTTACACGCTAATcatagaaaataagaaaaacctATGCTACTAATCTTGGTGGGTCTGTATTAATGGTGTAGATTGACATGATATATTAGATCACTGCTACAGATGTTAACtgtataatatatacaattgtATTTTCAGAATAAATAAACAGGTGTTCTATAGCAAACACAATTCTACTTTCAATAAATTACAA
Coding sequences:
- the LOC4334351 gene encoding uncharacterized protein, with translation MSFPDEEEDEAFLLAVAATEEAALASSDSSKRRRLSMTSSTSSSPTSATPPPAAVPEGPYLAALKGSHSSAWKQQQETLSQARKRPGGSQTLATPGSGSGSGGAQVARGGACFKCGDSCHWARECPQSVPATGGGGGGGAFGGSGGGGGGYGDAGGAVEEKACPCGAGSCLVLTSNTPRNPGRKFYRCPMRDNGGCNYFEWCDNPSPGPANVSGNTVFQSDTSVAHMLCPCGAGACLILTTKTGKNVGRQFYRCPANQGGSSCGYFKWCDEQQLRTAAPLQASTQYHTDVASSGQIPSKRSSSACFKCGQENHWAKDCPNQSSDPYPDKGGRTFTSASSPDACFKCGKSGHWSRDCPTANCGSSTVSSHVKSSSTLGSWNSHRY